In Quercus robur chromosome 10, dhQueRobu3.1, whole genome shotgun sequence, a genomic segment contains:
- the LOC126703634 gene encoding wax ester synthase/diacylglycerol acyltransferase 11-like isoform X1, giving the protein MELKEGLEPASPNAQYFNSSVLSVSIIGVMQSEVPIEINEARTISLLNDVFLPINTRFSSIMVKDRKGEKQWKRVEVKLEEHVNFPIFPTGLLPPSYDEYLEDYISNIAMEHFPQNKPLWEIHMVKYPTSNAAGTIIFKLHHALGDGYSLMGALLSCLQRADNPSLPLTFPSHQSSAPESGRKSVCGRVSQLCSFIFNSVSDFGWSMLKSTLVVDDRTPIRSGAEGVEYQPIMVSNMIFPMDCIKHIKDKLGVTVNDVITGIIFLGNRLYMQEISNKSTKSHSTALVLLNTRTMSGYKSIEEMLKPNSKVPWGNQFAFLHVPMPELKDHKSQNPLDFVLATSKIIKKKKSSLGVYLTGRFLEIVKKLRGPETAARFVHETLRNSSLSISNVIGPMEQVSLDNHPIKGLYFMVLGVPQNLIITMVSYMGNLRISAVMEKGFLDPQRFKSCVENAFKKILKAADDEITI; this is encoded by the exons GTTCTGTCAGTATCTATTATTGGTGTCATGCAAAGCGAGGTACCAATTGAAATCAACGAAGCGCGTACCATATCATTGCTCAATGATGTGTTCCTGCCCATCAATACACGCTTCTCCTCCATCATG GTTAAGGATAGAAAAGGTGAGAAACAATGGAAAAGGGTTGAGGTGAAGCTTGAAGAGCACGTTAATTTTCCTATTTTCCCTACTGGCTTGTTACCCCCATCATATGATGAATATCTTGAAGATTATATATCAAACATTGCAATGGAGCATTTTCCACAAAACAAACCACTATGGGAAATTCACATGGTTAAATATCCAACAAGCAATGCAGCTGGTACTATCATATTCAAGCTTCATCATGCGCTTGGTGATGGCTACTCTCTCATGGGTGCACTTCTTTCTTGTCTTCAAAGGGCTGATAATCCTTCTCTTCCCCTAACATTTCCGTCACACCAAAGCTCAGCGCCAGAAAGTGGCAGAAAAAGTGTTTGTGGAAGAGTGTCTCaactttgttccttcatctttaACTCTGTATCTGATTTTGGTTGGAGCATGTTAAAGAGTACATTGGTCGTAGATGATCGAACACCGATAAGGTCTGGGGCTGAAGGAGTCGAATATCAGCCAATCATGGTATCAAACATGATATTCCCTATGGATTGTATCAAACACATTAAGGACAAGCTTGGAGTG ACAGTAAATGATGTAATTACTGGAATAATTTTCCTCGGCAACCGGTTGTACATGCAAGAGATTAGCAATAAATCAACTAAATCACATTCCACAGCATTGGTATTGCTCAACACTAGAACAATGAGTGGCTACAAGTCAATTGAGGAGATGCTTAAACCTAACTCAAAGGTGCCATGGGGGAACCAATTCGCCTTCTTGCATGTACCAATGCCAGAGCTTAAGGACCATAAATCTCAAAACCCACTTGACTTTGTTTTGGCAACAAGCAAGAtaatcaagaagaagaaaagctcATTGGGTGTTTATCTCACTGGTAGGTTTTTGGAGATTGTGAAGAAACTTAGAGGTCCTGAG ACAGCCGCTAGATTTGTCCATGAGACACTAAGGAACTCCAGTTTGTCAATTTCGAATGTGATCGGGCCAATGGAACAAGTGTCTTTGGATAATCATCCGATTAAAGGTCTATACTTCATGGTGTTAGGTGTACCTcag AACCTTATTATAACAATGGTAAGTTATATGGGAAACCTGAGGATTAGCGCCGTAATGGAGAAAGGATTCTTGGATCCCCAAAGATTCAAGTCATGTGTGGAAAATGCCTTCAAGAAAATTCTCAAAGCTGCTGATGATGAaattactatttaa
- the LOC126703634 gene encoding wax ester synthase/diacylglycerol acyltransferase 11-like isoform X2, producing MELKEGLEPASPNAQYFNSSVLSVSIIGVMQSEVPIEINEARTISLLNDVFLPINTRFSSIMVKDRKGEKQWKRVEVKLEEHVNFPIFPTGLLPPSYDEYLEDYISNIAMEHFPQNKPLWEIHMVKYPTSNAAGTIIFKLHHALGDGYSLMGALLSCLQRADNPSLPLTFPSHQSSAPESGRKSVCGRVSQLCSFIFNSVSDFGWSMLKSTLVVDDRTPIRSGAEGVEYQPIMVSNMIFPMDCIKHIKDKLGVTVNDVITGIIFLGNRLYMQEISNKSTKSHSTALVLLNTRTMSGYKSIEEMLKPNSKVPWGNQFAFLHVPMPELKDHKSQNPLDFVLATSKIIKKKKSSLGVYLTGRFLEIVKKLRGPENLIITMVSYMGNLRISAVMEKGFLDPQRFKSCVENAFKKILKAADDEITI from the exons GTTCTGTCAGTATCTATTATTGGTGTCATGCAAAGCGAGGTACCAATTGAAATCAACGAAGCGCGTACCATATCATTGCTCAATGATGTGTTCCTGCCCATCAATACACGCTTCTCCTCCATCATG GTTAAGGATAGAAAAGGTGAGAAACAATGGAAAAGGGTTGAGGTGAAGCTTGAAGAGCACGTTAATTTTCCTATTTTCCCTACTGGCTTGTTACCCCCATCATATGATGAATATCTTGAAGATTATATATCAAACATTGCAATGGAGCATTTTCCACAAAACAAACCACTATGGGAAATTCACATGGTTAAATATCCAACAAGCAATGCAGCTGGTACTATCATATTCAAGCTTCATCATGCGCTTGGTGATGGCTACTCTCTCATGGGTGCACTTCTTTCTTGTCTTCAAAGGGCTGATAATCCTTCTCTTCCCCTAACATTTCCGTCACACCAAAGCTCAGCGCCAGAAAGTGGCAGAAAAAGTGTTTGTGGAAGAGTGTCTCaactttgttccttcatctttaACTCTGTATCTGATTTTGGTTGGAGCATGTTAAAGAGTACATTGGTCGTAGATGATCGAACACCGATAAGGTCTGGGGCTGAAGGAGTCGAATATCAGCCAATCATGGTATCAAACATGATATTCCCTATGGATTGTATCAAACACATTAAGGACAAGCTTGGAGTG ACAGTAAATGATGTAATTACTGGAATAATTTTCCTCGGCAACCGGTTGTACATGCAAGAGATTAGCAATAAATCAACTAAATCACATTCCACAGCATTGGTATTGCTCAACACTAGAACAATGAGTGGCTACAAGTCAATTGAGGAGATGCTTAAACCTAACTCAAAGGTGCCATGGGGGAACCAATTCGCCTTCTTGCATGTACCAATGCCAGAGCTTAAGGACCATAAATCTCAAAACCCACTTGACTTTGTTTTGGCAACAAGCAAGAtaatcaagaagaagaaaagctcATTGGGTGTTTATCTCACTGGTAGGTTTTTGGAGATTGTGAAGAAACTTAGAGGTCCTGAG AACCTTATTATAACAATGGTAAGTTATATGGGAAACCTGAGGATTAGCGCCGTAATGGAGAAAGGATTCTTGGATCCCCAAAGATTCAAGTCATGTGTGGAAAATGCCTTCAAGAAAATTCTCAAAGCTGCTGATGATGAaattactatttaa